A window of the Paralichthys olivaceus isolate ysfri-2021 chromosome 5, ASM2471397v2, whole genome shotgun sequence genome harbors these coding sequences:
- the notum1a gene encoding palmitoleoyl-protein carboxylesterase notum1a, whose amino-acid sequence MTAIRMVSSVLVLVLMQSGALCARRFRGGRNPQPRRAPPPPTYRADRGDTTESFPLDFTAVEENMDNFMTQVKNLAQSLYPCSAQKLDYDMKLNFLENTSVTCNDGSPAGYYLKESRGSRRWLIFLEGGWYCFNKENCDSRYETMRRLMSSSKWPQTKTGTGILSPLPEENPHWWNANMVFIPYCSSDVWSGATAKTEQSGYAFMGSLIIQEVVKDLLNKGLDNAKVLLLAGSSAGGTGVLLNVDRVAELLEGLGHTGIQVRGLSDSGWFLDNKQYHCTDCVDAVNCSPTETIKRGIKYWGGVVPERCKQTHQGEEWNCFFGYRVFPSIKSPVFVVQWLFDEAQLTVDNIQLTGQPVQEGQWRYIQNLGIELRNTLKDVPAMFAPACLSHEVITRNYWIDVQVKGTSLPRALHCWDRSLHDNRNNKAPPKGCPVHLIDSCPWPHCNPTCPTIRDQFTGQEMNVIQFLMHMGFDVQKMAQQQGMDPSKLLGMLSSGS is encoded by the exons ATGACAGCGATTAGAATGGTTTCATCAGTGCTGGTGCTGGTGCTGATGCAGTCCGGAGCGCTTTGCGCACGGAGGTTCCGGGGTGGCCGCAACCCACAACCGCGGCGCGCACCACCTCCTCCTACGTACCGGGCCGACCGGGGCGACACCACGGAGAGCTTCCCTCTGGATTTCACCGCCGTGGAGGAGAACATGGATAACTTCATGACACAAGTCAAGAACCTCGCGCAGTCCCTGTACCCGTGCTCTGCGCAGAAGCTCGACTACGACATGAAGCTGAACTTTTTGGAGAATACATCAGTCACCTGCAACGACGGAAGTCCTGCGGG GTACTATCTGAAAGAATCGCGAGGCAGCAGACGGTGGTTGATATTCTTAGAGG GTGGCTGGTACTGCTTCAACAAGGAGAACTGCGACAGTCGATACGAGACCATGAGGAGATTGATGAGCTCATCCAAGTGGCCCCAAACTAAAACAG GCACGGGGATCCTGTCTCCACTGCCGGAGGAAAACCCTCACTGGTGGAATGCCAACATGGT GTTCATCCCATACTGCTCCAGCGACGTGTGGAGTGGCGCTACGGCCAAAACTGAGCAAA GTGGCTATGCCTTCATGGGCTCACTGATTATCCAGGAGGTGGTGAAGGACCTGCTGAACAAAGGTCTGGACAACGCAAAGGTCCTCCTCTTAGCAGGGAGCAG CGCGGGTGGCACTGGGGTCCTGCTGAACGTAGACCGTGTGGCGGAGCTACTGGAGGGACTAGGGCACACTGGGATACAAGTGCGAGGTCTGTCGGATTCTGGCTGGTTCCTGGACAACAAACAGTACCACTGCACAGACTGTGTGGACGCTGTCAACTGTTCACCCACTGAGACCATCAAAAGAGGCATAAA GTACTGGGGAGGAGTGGTGCCAGAGAGGTGCAAGCAGACACATCAAGGAGAAGAGTGGAACTGTTTCTTTGGATACAGAGTATTCCCGTCAATAAAAA GCCCTGTGTTTGTGGTCCAGTGGCTCTTTGATGAGGCCCAGCTGACAGTGGACAACATCCAGCTAACTGGACAACCTGTGCAGGAAGGCCAGTGGCGCTACATCCAAAATCTGGGCATAGAGCTGAGAAACACTCTCAAAGATGTCCC ggcTATGTTTGCTCCAGCATGCCTATCTCATGAAGTTATCACCAGGAA TTACTGGATTGACGTGCAGGTTAAAGGTACCTCCTTGCCCCGAGCACTGCACTGTTGGGACCGGAGCCTCCACGACAACAGGAACAACAAAGCCCCGCCCAAAGGCTGCCCGGTGCATTTGATCGACAGCTGCCCATGGCCACACTGCAACCCCACCTGCCCGACCATACGAGACCAGTTCACTGGACAAGAGATGAACGTCATTCAGTTCCTCATGCACATGGGCTTCGATGTGCAGAAGATGGCTCAGCAGCAGGGCATGGACCCCAGCAAGCTACTGGGCATGCTCAGCAGCGGCAGCTAA
- the LOC109638670 gene encoding myeloid-associated differentiation marker-like protein 2, producing MDPLGGHYLNKDAVLSPLGAARMCQMLLGCTILALVSHSAGYSATYGTFCMFVWCFCFAVTLVVFTLDITRLHTCMPISWDNFTVAFAMLATLMYITASVVYPVYFLQTECPDESCEIQIYRIAVTVCSSVCCFPYGVEVFLTRAKPGAVVGYMATVSGLLKVVQGFVACIIFGALANDSEYNQYIATQYCVVVYSLCFSVTVIVVIVTVSGRSSALRFPFDRFVVVYTFFAVILYLSTALIWPIFSFDRKYGTTDRPEDCPRGECPWDSKLVVAVFTSVNLILYFVDLIYSQRIRFVSRSAV from the coding sequence ATGGATCCTCTTGGAGGACACTACCTCAACAAAGACGCTGTATTGTCACCTTTAGGTGCAGCCCGAATGTGCCAGATGCTCCTAGGCTGCACCATATTGGCCCTTGTGTCCCACAGTGCAGGCTACAGCGCCACCTATGGAACcttctgcatgtttgtgtggtgCTTTTGCTTCGCTGTGACACTGGTCGTGTTCACCTTGGACATCACGCGGCTCCACACATGCATGCCCATTTCCTGGGATAACTTCACAGTGGCTTTTGCCATGCTGGCAACTCTCATGTACATCACTGCCTCTGTTGTCTACCCTGTTTACTTTCTCCAGACAGAGTGCCCAGATGAAAGCTGCGAGATCCAAATCTACCGAATTGCGGTCACTGTCTGCTCCAGTGTCTGCTGTTTCCCCTATGGAGTTGAGGTGTTCCTAACTCGAGCCAAACCAGGGGCTGTGGTGGGTTACATGGCCACGGTGTCTGGTCTACTCAAGGTGGTCCAGGGTTTTGTGGCCTGCATCATTTTTGGGGCTCTAGCCAATGACAGTGAATACAACCAGTACATTGCTACCCAGTACTGTGTAGTGGTGTACAGCCTGTGCTTCTCTGTGACTGTGATAGTGGTCATAGTGACAGTCTCTGGAAGGAGCTCAGCCCTGCGGTTCCCTTTCGACCGATTCGTAGTTGTCTACACCTTCTTTGCTGTGATCCTTTACCTCAGTACTGCACTTATCTGGCCCATCTTCAGTTTTGATAGGAAATATGGAACCACCGACCGTCCTGAGGACTGCCCACGCGGAGAATGTCCCTGGGACAGTAAACTGGTGGTGGCAGTGTTCACCAGTGTAAACCTAATCTTATATTTTGTGGATCTGATTTACTCCCAGAGGATCCGCTTTGTCTCCAGATCTGCTGTCTAA